A single region of the Streptomyces sp. AM 4-1-1 genome encodes:
- a CDS encoding ATP-binding protein: MKIAFVGKGGSGKTTLSSLFIRHLAANEAHVVAVDADINQHLGAALGLDDEEAAALPAMGAHLPLIKDYLRGDNPRIASANTMIKTTPPGEGSRLLRVREDNPIYDACARTVRLDDGDIRLMATGPFTESDLGVACYHSKVGAVELCLNHLVDGRDDYVVVDMTAGSDSFASGMFTRFDMTFLVAEPTRKGVSVYRQYKEYAQDFGVALKVVGNKVQGADDLEFLRAEVGDDLLVTVGHSDWVRAMEKGRPARFELLEADNRMALQALQDAAEDSYAERDWERYTRQMVHFHLRNAESWGNEKTGADLAAQIDPSFVLDERAVPSGTPQPA; encoded by the coding sequence ATGAAGATCGCTTTCGTGGGGAAGGGCGGCAGCGGCAAGACGACGCTGTCCTCGCTCTTCATCCGCCACCTCGCCGCCAATGAAGCCCATGTCGTCGCTGTGGACGCCGACATCAACCAGCATCTGGGAGCCGCACTCGGTCTGGACGACGAAGAGGCAGCCGCGCTGCCCGCGATGGGGGCACATCTGCCGCTCATCAAGGACTATCTGCGGGGTGACAATCCCCGCATCGCGTCCGCGAACACAATGATCAAGACCACGCCGCCCGGGGAGGGCTCGCGCCTGCTGCGGGTCCGGGAGGACAACCCGATCTACGACGCCTGCGCCCGCACGGTCCGGCTCGACGACGGGGACATCCGGCTGATGGCCACCGGACCGTTCACCGAGTCCGACCTCGGCGTGGCCTGCTACCACTCCAAGGTCGGCGCGGTCGAGCTCTGCCTGAATCACCTCGTGGACGGGCGTGACGACTATGTAGTGGTCGACATGACCGCCGGGTCGGACTCGTTCGCGTCGGGGATGTTCACCCGCTTCGACATGACGTTCCTGGTCGCGGAGCCGACCCGTAAGGGGGTCTCCGTGTACCGCCAGTACAAGGAGTACGCCCAGGACTTCGGCGTGGCGCTCAAGGTCGTCGGCAACAAGGTGCAGGGCGCGGACGATCTGGAGTTCCTGCGCGCCGAGGTCGGCGACGACCTGCTGGTCACCGTCGGCCACTCGGACTGGGTACGTGCCATGGAGAAGGGACGTCCCGCCCGGTTCGAACTGCTGGAGGCGGACAACCGCATGGCCTTGCAGGCTCTGCAGGACGCCGCTGAGGACTCGTACGCCGAGCGCGACTGGGAGCGCTACACACGGCAGATGGTCCACTTCCATCTCAGGAACGCGGAGAGCTGGGGCAACGAGAAGACCGGCGCCGACCTGGCCGCCCAGATCGACCCCTCCTTCG
- a CDS encoding oxidoreductase, which translates to MSTTASDPLATLGSLPGVADAVDSVRKSVDRVYGHRVMRRRSHEITGEAALRGARGSAALSGADWNLEEVRRRTDFSGDTEARTVGAALRLTSEAGQLLSIWRQSPLRVLARLHLVAAGGAAPGDTVGRPRLAGEPVDEPLIEAPLPHADEMTGRLEGLAGLVLAGSEAPALVTAAIVHGELLALRPFGSCNGLVARTAQRIVLIGSGLDPKSVCPAEVGHAEEGRAAYIAAFEGYLSGTPDGMVAWIAHCGRAVELGVRESTAVCEALQRGAA; encoded by the coding sequence ATGAGTACGACTGCCTCGGACCCGCTCGCCACCCTCGGCTCCCTGCCTGGAGTCGCCGACGCGGTGGACTCCGTACGGAAGTCCGTCGACCGGGTCTACGGCCACCGTGTCATGCGGCGCCGCAGCCATGAGATCACCGGGGAGGCGGCGCTGCGTGGTGCCCGAGGCTCCGCGGCGCTCTCCGGCGCCGACTGGAATCTGGAAGAGGTGCGCCGGCGCACCGACTTCAGCGGGGACACCGAGGCGCGCACCGTCGGCGCGGCCCTGCGGCTGACCTCGGAGGCCGGACAACTGCTCTCCATCTGGCGGCAGTCGCCGTTGCGGGTCCTGGCACGTCTGCATCTGGTGGCGGCCGGTGGTGCCGCCCCCGGTGACACGGTCGGACGGCCGCGACTGGCCGGTGAGCCGGTCGATGAACCGCTGATCGAAGCCCCGCTACCGCACGCCGACGAGATGACGGGGCGGTTGGAGGGGCTGGCCGGACTGGTCCTCGCCGGAAGCGAGGCCCCTGCCCTGGTCACGGCTGCGATCGTGCACGGAGAGCTGCTGGCGCTGCGCCCCTTCGGCTCGTGCAACGGACTGGTCGCGCGGACGGCCCAGCGGATCGTGCTGATCGGAAGTGGGCTTGATCCCAAGTCGGTCTGCCCGGCCGAGGTGGGGCACGCCGAAGAAGGCAGGGCCGCATACATCGCGGCATTCGAGGGCTATCTCTCGGGAACACCGGACGGCATGGTGGCCTGGATCGCGCACTGCGGACGGGCGGTGGAGCTCGGCGTCAGGGAGTCGACGGCGGTGTGCGAGGCGCTTCAGCGCGGAGCCGCGTAG